DNA sequence from the Lysinibacillus sp. OF-1 genome:
GTGCAAACGTTACTGGTCGACCAACGATTACATCCGATATGAAGGCAGAAGTAAAAGCTATTCAAGAGATAGGTAACCCACATGAACCATCATTTGAGCAAATTGCTGCATTGAATGCGGAAATACTTATTGTGCCACTTAGCTTCCAGCAGTTCGCTAAAACGGTAGAAGCTACAGGTACGAAAATTGTGTACTCAAATATGAATTCAGTAGATGATATAAAAAAGACGATTACAAAATATGGAGCATTATTTAATAACACAGCAAAAGCGGAGAAGTTAGTTGGACAAATTGATGAGGAAATTGCAAAAGGCTCAACAAAATCAACGTTAGATGCTCTCATTGTTTACGGTGCACCAGGTACATATTTAGCCGCGCTTGATAATTCACTATACGGAGATATTTTAAATAAGGCAGGTGGTAAAAATATAGCAGCTGATTTACCAGCGACAGATAAGTTTCCAACATACGCAACATTAAGTGTTGAGAAAATTGTTGAACGTAACCCAAAAATAATTATGCTAATTACGCACGCCAATCCAGCAACAGTAAAAGAAGGTTTTGAAAAACAATTGAAAGAAAATACAGCGTGGAAAAACTTAGATGCAGTAAAGAATAAACAGATTATTATTTTACCAGCAGAATTGTTTGATAATCCTGGTACACAAGTTGTAGAAGCTATTGACTATATGCGCGGGCTTTTAAAGACAGCTGAAGAAGCAGTTAAATAATTTTATTGTGGGGAAATAACGATGATAGCAGAAGCGGAAAAATATGCACACCCACTTGCTAAAAAACGAAAAATAGCGCTAATTGTGTTACCTATACTATTAATCATTGTGAGTATTGGCAGCCTTATGATAGGACAAGTTTCGTTTTCAGTAAGTGAAGTGTTTAATGGAATTTTTAGTTCAGAAGATACTATGGCACGACGAATTGTTTGGGAAATCCGAATGCCCCGTATACTAACGGGTATGATTATTGGTGTTTGCTTGGCTATTGCGGGTTCGATTTTACAAGGAGTCATGCAAAATCCATTAGCCGATCCAGGAGTTATTGGAATTACTTCTGGCGCTGGAATGATGGCTGTAGCGGTTATGGTTGTATTTCCTGGCTATATTATTTACTTACCTATAGCAGCTTTTTTAGGTGCTTTTGTAGCGGCAATGATTGTGTATTCATTATCGGTGAAAAAAGGTGGCACATCCCCAATGCGAATTATTTTAGTTGGGGTAGCCATCAATGCACTTTGTGGTGCAGGAACAAATGCATTAATGATTCTTTATAGCGATCGTGTACAATCTGTATTGCCGTGGTTGTCAGGCGGTTTAACGGGTGTTGGTTGGATGCAATTAGAGATGATTGTCTACTATGTCCTTGTAGCTATTATATTATCAATTTATGCGATTAAACATATTCGTATAATGCGTCTAGGCGATGAAATGGCAAGTCTTTTAGGACACAATGTTGAACGCAGTCGATTCTTTTTAATTGTATTAAGTACGTTACTAGCAGGAATTGCAGTAAGTGTTGCTGGTTTAATTGGTTTTGTAGGTTTGGTAGTACCACATATTTTACGATTAATTATCGGTGGAGATCATAAGTATTTAATACCTACTTCAGCATTGGCTGGTGGCTTACTTGTTGTTTTCGCAGATACAATTGCGAGAACTGTATTTGATCCTATTGAATTTCCTGTTGGCATTTTACTAGCATTTATCGGAGGGCCATATTTCCTGTATTTAATTCATAGAAAGGGGAATTCCATTGCTACGAACTGAGCATATCAATTACCAACATGAGTTCACCAACTTCCAGTTAGATGATATTTCCTTGACAATCAATGAAGGAGAAGTTGTTAGTTTAATAGGACCAAATGGCTCGGGAAAATCAACTTTATTACGTGTAATTTCACGTCTTTTAAAGCCGAATAGTGGGGCAGTATATTTAGATGAGCGGAATATTCATGAAATGAAGTCTAAAGAAGTGGCTAAAACATTAACGATGCTCCCACAAATGAATAATCATCAATTAGATTTAACGGTGCGTGAGTTAGTTGAATTTGGGCGTCATCCGCATAGTGGAGGGAAAACGTCGCTGTCAAAAGAGGATATAAAAATTGTCGATTGGGCAATTGATGTAACTGGATTGAATCACATGCAAAATCGGGTACTACCTTCGATGTCTGGAGGAGAACGCCAACGTGCTTGGATTGCAATGACTGTAGCACAGCATCCCAAAGTTTTGCTATTAGATGAACCAACAACATATCTAGATATTGCTCATCAATTAGAAGTGATGGAGCTTGTAAAAGAGTTAAATCATAAATACAATATGACCGTTATCATGGTGTTGCATGATATTAACCAAGCCGCACAAAATAGCCAACGTCTAATTGTATTAAAAAATGGGAAAATTCATTATGATGATTCACCCCATTGTGTAATATGTAAAGAAATGTTTCAATCCATTTTTGAAATTGATGCTGAAATTTATATGCAGCATGGAAATCCTGTCTTTACCCCAGTAAAATTGTGTTCAAGTTCTTGTAAATGAACGTATTTTTTCTATGGTCACAAGATGCTTCTGTTAGAAATAGTAATTTGAAATTTATGAAGCATCTGTAGCACATATAAAATTAACTTATTCCATTGAAGTAAAGGAGTTTATAAAAATGATTGGTATAATTTATTACGCTTATGGCGCACCAAAATCTTTAGACGATGTTACACCTTATTTTTCACATATTATGAATGGTAAAACGCCACCACCTCATGTGATTGAAAATATTACAGCGCAATTTAAAAAATTAGGTGGTGTTGATCCGTTAGCAGCCAATACGAGCCGTATTGCTAAAGGGTTGGAACATGCTTTACAGCAACGCTTAGCCCAGCCTGTAAAAGTATATAATGCTTACAAACATACAGAACCTTACATTCCAGATGTTGTTAACACGATGCTTGAAGATGGTATCTCAACTTTTATTACGCTACCTGTAAATCCGATTATGTCTTCAGGTGCTGCTGCGTTTCATGATGAAGTAAGTGCATTGCTAGCTTCTCATGATGTTACTATTATAAGTGGTCAAAATTGGCATTTAAATACAGAATTACTTGCTGTTTATAAAGATCGTGTTCATCGTGCCTATGAATGGATTCCCACTGAAAAACGAGTGCACACTCATGTTTTATATACCGTGCATAGTCAGCCGATTAATCCTGAACGAAATGAACTGTATGTACGCCAATTCTCCGAATTAGCAGAGGCCATCTCAAAAGCTGCTCAAATTGATAACTGGCATATTACCTATCGAAGTAGTCATGGCAAAGGTGACTGGCTTGCTCCAGATGTAAAGGAAAAGATTAAAACATTACATGCAGAAGGTGCTCAAGGTTTTGTCACATGTGAACTCCTTTCACTTTCTGCGGATATTGAATCCTATTTTGAAATCGGAAGTGAATGTCAAAAAATTTGTGAAGAACTTCAAGTTGATTTTGCCCAAGCGGAATTTCCAGGTGACAGCTACGATACCATTCAAGCATTAGCTACCATTGTTGAATCATTTATTCCAGCGGCACAATAATAAAGGCTCAATTATTTACAACACCGAAGCGCTCCCACGGATGTAGTGGTTTAGCCAAGGCGACAACATACCTTAGTTTAATGGAGTTTCTTGTATTATAACGCCAAATTTTATGACTATGATGTAACTGACGAACAACTAAAAGACGCTTTAAATCCACCGTCTGAAGCAGCAAAATATTAGTGAAGATGAAGTTACTCACTGGAGCAAAATTGCTGGTCGTCAAACTGCTTTAAAGGATGAACATTGTGTAATAGTCGTTCGCCCTGTCATTATAAATAAGAAGATATAGCCATCTGATACCGATATTGAATTGGTGTCAGATGGCTTTATTGTTTTAAAATTAGAAAAGCAGCGGATACAGTTTAAGCACACTTCTATTACTGTTCCTTGCTCCGTTTTTAAATAATATTGCTAAAAAATGCGAGATAGTTAGTTGATGATAGAAAATAGCTTTTAAATATTTTTGTGAATAAAGTTTAGGGGACTGGGGCTAATATTCATTTAATCGATTTAGACAAAATAATTTTAGCAATCAACTAATTATTAACCTAGAATTTAACACTGATAGAGCTTTAATTTTGTTCAGCTATTATATTAAGAAAGTAATAAAACAAATGTAAATGAAAAAGAACTGATTACATATAATCCCTTTAAGTAGGTGAACTTTATGCCTATTCTATCTATTTTTCTATATTATAGAAATTTTCTATGAAAAGATTACCTATATAACCAATCTAGTAGTAAAATTACCTTATTTTTAGCGTTTATTTATTGGTAATCTAGTTATATTATTGTCTTGTAAAGCAAATTACAGTTTGATTGGGATATTTAATCTTGGTAAATTTAGAAGTTTGCTTTCCCTATAATTGGTTGTAATTATTATTTGCGAGAACAATTTATACATATTTTAACAATTGAATAGCGCGATAATATTGTTCTCACAGAATAATATAATTTATTAGAATTCTGGAGGAATATACTATGAAGAAACAAAACAAAGGTCGTAAATTTTTCGCAACTACTGCAACAGCAGCACTTGTAGCATCAGCAATCGTACCAGTAGCATCGGCTGCCGAATTTAATGATGCAGATAGCATTTCATCTTGGGCAAAAGAAGCTGTACAATTTTTAACTGACAAAGGCTACATCCAAGGTGATGAAAAAGGGAACTTCAACCCAGCTGGTACGCTTACTCGTGCAGAAGCTGCTGAAATTTTATCAAAAGCTTTAGATTTAAAAGCTACAGGAACAGAAGATTTTTCAGATGTTGATGAAAATGACTGGTTCTATAATGCAGTACTTGCAACTTCACCAGAATTATTTGATGGTATGGGTAATGGCAGATTTGAACCTAAAGCTCAATTAACAAGAGAACAAGCTGCGAAAGTTATCGTACAAGGCTACCAATTAACAGGTAAAGCAGACCTTAGCCAATTCGCAGATGCTTCGAAAGCTTCTAAATGGGCTGTATCTTACTTAGAAACGGCTGTTGACAACGGCGTAATCAATGGTAAAGGTTCATTATTAGCACCACAAGATAAAATCAGCCGTGAAGAATTCGCTACTATGGTAAAACGTACAATTGATGCAACTGTGAAAGAGGTAACACCAGCTGTAGCATCTGTAAAAGGGTTAAATGCAAAAGAGCTTGAAGTAAAATTCAACACAGCTGTTGATGCAAAAGATGCGGCAATCACAACGAAGTATGCTATTGAAGGCGTAGCTATCACAAGTGCAGTAGTGGCTGAAGACGGCATGTCTGTTACTTTAACGACTGATAAGGAGTTAAAATTAACTAACGGAAAAGTGACTGTAAAACCAGTCAAAACAAAAGCAGATGCTAAAGTTTTAACTGAAGAATTTAACAATTTATTAACTTTTGCAGATACAACACCTGTTAGTGTGAATACTGTAGAAGCAAAAGGTACTACAGCAGTGATCACTTTCGATGAGCTTGTACAAAATGAAGGAACAGTAAGCTTAAATGGTACTGAACTGTCAAAAGATCGCTATACTTTATCTGGTAAAAAATTAACAATTACTGGATTGACAGCTGAGCAAACTTATAAAGTAGATATTGTTGGTGCCACTGATTTCGCGAATAATATCGCGAATCCTATCGCTGTGAACTTCACAGTTGCTAAAGCAGATGTAGATAATTCAAAACCAACTGTTTCAACAGCTGTAAACGGTACAGAAATTACGTTTGATTTCTCAGAAGAATTAATGAAACAAAAATTTGTTGTAGATGCTGATGCTTCAGTTGAAGGGTATGCGAAAGTAACTGTAGGATCAACTGTTTTCTACTTAAAAGATGCTGATTTGAAAGATGTAGCTGATAAAACTGTATTCACGATTGATGCGAAAGCAGTGTTAGGTTCATCAACATTTATTAATACAAATATTAAAGTAGAAGGACAAAAAGATGTAGCTGGAAATGCTGGAGACGCATTTGAGTTCAATGCTATTCTAACTAAAGATACAACGCCTGCTACACTTGTCTCTGCTTCTACAAAAATGTTAGTAGCTGATGATGTGAAGGTAACTACAGATGTAGATGCTTTATACCTTACTTTTAGTGAGCCTGTCAAAGTAGATGGTATTTTAACAATTAAAACTCAGAACGGTATTGCTTACACTGCTGGAAAAGAAATAGCGGTAAAAGACGTTAAAGGTACTGGTTACGATGTAGATGGTAATGGCAAAATTGAGGGTGCAGAGAAAAACACAGTTAAAGTTGACATTGATTTAGATAGCAATTCAACATACACATTTGAATTATCTGCTGGAGCAGTGAAAGATTTATCTAAAAACGTGACTGCAGAGACGATTACATTTAATGTTACAACTGGAACGTTCGAAGCTACACCTGAAACGCCTACAGATTCATTAGTATTTGGAGCTACACCAGTTGTTGTAACAAATAACAATGTATTCACTGTTGAATATGCTACAGATGTGACTGCTACAGCAACAAATGCTGCTAACTACACACTTGGCGGAAAAGAGCTACCTGCTGGAACTCAACTTCAATTTGTAGATGGTACTAAAAAAGTCCGATTCACTTTACCTGAAGGTTCTATTACTGCTAATGGTAATTATGTACTTGAAGCTAAAAATGTAGTTGATACAAAAGGAAATACACTTAAAAATGGGAAAGCTACAACTCAAGTAACACTGAAAGAAAATATTGTCCCTGTAGCTT
Encoded proteins:
- a CDS encoding ABC transporter substrate-binding protein, with amino-acid sequence MKKFKFLLVGALALVLTACGEESKPADVGASTDKIEMEQQVETGGAVTLIDDLGNKHEFEAIPSSVATLNPGMMNILLALGANVTGRPTITSDMKAEVKAIQEIGNPHEPSFEQIAALNAEILIVPLSFQQFAKTVEATGTKIVYSNMNSVDDIKKTITKYGALFNNTAKAEKLVGQIDEEIAKGSTKSTLDALIVYGAPGTYLAALDNSLYGDILNKAGGKNIAADLPATDKFPTYATLSVEKIVERNPKIIMLITHANPATVKEGFEKQLKENTAWKNLDAVKNKQIIILPAELFDNPGTQVVEAIDYMRGLLKTAEEAVK
- a CDS encoding FecCD family ABC transporter permease; translation: MIAEAEKYAHPLAKKRKIALIVLPILLIIVSIGSLMIGQVSFSVSEVFNGIFSSEDTMARRIVWEIRMPRILTGMIIGVCLAIAGSILQGVMQNPLADPGVIGITSGAGMMAVAVMVVFPGYIIYLPIAAFLGAFVAAMIVYSLSVKKGGTSPMRIILVGVAINALCGAGTNALMILYSDRVQSVLPWLSGGLTGVGWMQLEMIVYYVLVAIILSIYAIKHIRIMRLGDEMASLLGHNVERSRFFLIVLSTLLAGIAVSVAGLIGFVGLVVPHILRLIIGGDHKYLIPTSALAGGLLVVFADTIARTVFDPIEFPVGILLAFIGGPYFLYLIHRKGNSIATN
- a CDS encoding ABC transporter ATP-binding protein, with product MLRTEHINYQHEFTNFQLDDISLTINEGEVVSLIGPNGSGKSTLLRVISRLLKPNSGAVYLDERNIHEMKSKEVAKTLTMLPQMNNHQLDLTVRELVEFGRHPHSGGKTSLSKEDIKIVDWAIDVTGLNHMQNRVLPSMSGGERQRAWIAMTVAQHPKVLLLDEPTTYLDIAHQLEVMELVKELNHKYNMTVIMVLHDINQAAQNSQRLIVLKNGKIHYDDSPHCVICKEMFQSIFEIDAEIYMQHGNPVFTPVKLCSSSCK
- a CDS encoding ferrochelatase; translated protein: MIGIIYYAYGAPKSLDDVTPYFSHIMNGKTPPPHVIENITAQFKKLGGVDPLAANTSRIAKGLEHALQQRLAQPVKVYNAYKHTEPYIPDVVNTMLEDGISTFITLPVNPIMSSGAAAFHDEVSALLASHDVTIISGQNWHLNTELLAVYKDRVHRAYEWIPTEKRVHTHVLYTVHSQPINPERNELYVRQFSELAEAISKAAQIDNWHITYRSSHGKGDWLAPDVKEKIKTLHAEGAQGFVTCELLSLSADIESYFEIGSECQKICEELQVDFAQAEFPGDSYDTIQALATIVESFIPAAQ
- a CDS encoding S-layer homology domain-containing protein, with product MKKQNKGRKFFATTATAALVASAIVPVASAAEFNDADSISSWAKEAVQFLTDKGYIQGDEKGNFNPAGTLTRAEAAEILSKALDLKATGTEDFSDVDENDWFYNAVLATSPELFDGMGNGRFEPKAQLTREQAAKVIVQGYQLTGKADLSQFADASKASKWAVSYLETAVDNGVINGKGSLLAPQDKISREEFATMVKRTIDATVKEVTPAVASVKGLNAKELEVKFNTAVDAKDAAITTKYAIEGVAITSAVVAEDGMSVTLTTDKELKLTNGKVTVKPVKTKADAKVLTEEFNNLLTFADTTPVSVNTVEAKGTTAVITFDELVQNEGTVSLNGTELSKDRYTLSGKKLTITGLTAEQTYKVDIVGATDFANNIANPIAVNFTVAKADVDNSKPTVSTAVNGTEITFDFSEELMKQKFVVDADASVEGYAKVTVGSTVFYLKDADLKDVADKTVFTIDAKAVLGSSTFINTNIKVEGQKDVAGNAGDAFEFNAILTKDTTPATLVSASTKMLVADDVKVTTDVDALYLTFSEPVKVDGILTIKTQNGIAYTAGKEIAVKDVKGTGYDVDGNGKIEGAEKNTVKVDIDLDSNSTYTFELSAGAVKDLSKNVTAETITFNVTTGTFEATPETPTDSLVFGATPVVVTNNNVFTVEYATDVTATATNAANYTLGGKELPAGTQLQFVDGTKKVRFTLPEGSITANGNYVLEAKNVVDTKGNTLKNGKATTQVTLKENIVPVASQVTVVDNKTFIVDFSESIVNEATPTGLTVKIAGSTVKITAAVVENGKLKVTTKDQYALTDSIVVEFKSTNLADVNNNKVKDGSISK